AGCAGTCAGAGCTGTAGGattgcatacatgcatacatataggatAGAAATATTGCATATTTGTTTATACCCTCATTTATGCAGAAATAGTGCACAAGCGATCACGCCAGTAGTAAGCAGCATCGGCCAACTAAGCCACGTCAGATATCGGCACATGAAAACCAGCAGAAGACGCTCAATCTAAACAGGGAAAACAAGCCCTCAGAACAAAAGAACAGACTATGGAAATACTCACATGGGTGCAGTCAGCAGGCGCAAAAGAATGCGTCACATAGCACAAAGGATCAGAGTCCTGGACAGGCCCACGCACGTCACCGTAACGTGCAGATCTCTCCGGCATCTGACTCAAAGGACAGAGACTATGTCACCAGCACTAGCTCGCCTACCAGATGAGACCCGACTAGGAGACCCTGGACCGTCTACCTTAGCATGGACGGAACGAGACCCACGTCTAACACCTCCCTGAGAAAACACCGAAGAGAGAACTCAAGAAGACAAAAAAACCAGAACGAGAAAAAAATCAGAAGAATGAAACATACTTGTGGCCCTGCAACCGCCTGCTGAACCTGAACAACGGGTACTCCGTCCAACAGAAGCCTCCCCAAAACACGATGTCTAGCGAAATCATCCAGATAGTTCAGTTGAGGAACAGTTACCAGATTAGTAGTAGGGTAACCTCTCAGATCCAGTAGAAGCGCAGGCGATACCACGTTCCTTCCACGCAGCATCGACAAAGGGGGTCCAACCGGGACCATACGAACACGTGGGCCACCCTACCAATGGAGAATGTGCTCCCCCAAAAAGCAGGACCTACAACTCGGGCCATACATCAGATAACGCAAACCCGATCTCGCTACAGCACCCTGTACCCAACGAGGCCAGCGAACTCCAGGAGGAGTGTTCCAAGAAGTATCCACCTGCAATCAGTAGAACAGTGGTCAACACTGCAAAACATACCCAGAGTAATTCTAAAATAGAATTCAGTACTCACATCTGCCCACGCCAGGTCGTTCAGCCAGCCTCTGCACTCAGCTCCCTGGCTTTGTGTCAAAGTACGAGAAAAGTCCCAGAATCTCAGCATAGGGTATCCTAATCCCGGAAGAACACCAAAGCCAGTCAGAAGGCCCATATGAATGGCCCACatctaaaaaaaagaataagacCAGCTGAGATAATGAAATCAAAAGCACGATGCagataaaaacaataaaacaacTCATGTGCACAGCAGGCCACATCCTAGAAAGATGGGATCCCCCACGAACCACTCAGTCCATGCTGTTGTAAAGATAGGCCAAGGCAGCTGATCCCCAATCATATAAACTAACCACGTCCAAGTCCTCTAAGGCTGGCAACACGCAAAGTGGAAGAGTCGCACCCGAACTGCAGAACAAAGTAGACTCCGGCAGATAACAGATGAAAGCTCGGGCAATCAGATCGACCTCGTCCCTAGTCCGGCGAAATTTCTCCTTATAGCGATCATACAGCTCATGATGTCGAAGACTACGACCCTTCATCTCCGGAAAAAAAACCCAATATTTCAATAATGTACGCATCCCTCTGAGGATAGAATCCCGAACCACCGTCAAAAGGCACAAGCGCGCCTCCAAAAGAAATCCCAGTAATCAGCAAAAAGTCCAAAGGAGTCACTGTCAGCTCCCCAACCGGCAAATGAAAAGTGTGGGTAGTATCCATCCACCGCTCCATCAGCGCACGCAGAGAAATGGTGTCACAGATCCTCGTCGCAGCAAACAGACCGCTAGCAAGACGACAAAAACCCGTAGCATCTACCCGAGAACGAACAACAGTAGGCAAAGCATTGTACCAGATACATCCACAAAGTTCCCCGACGTACGGAACACATCTCGCTCCTAAAAGCACAAAAAGATCATAGCGGGGTCAGAATAATCAAAAATCGAACCGGAATAGCAAAAAAACGCACCAGCAGTCGCGTGCTGCTGAGGCACTGAAGCCATTGTCACGGCCCCAGTGTCACTGGCGGCGGCGCCAGCTTATTCTTGCGGCCCCGCCAGTATATAGTGGCGGCGGCGCCACTATAAACTGGCGCCACCGCCAGTATATAGTGACGGCGGCGCCACTATAAACTGGCGCCACCGCCACTTCTCTCCCTCTCCAGGACAAATTTTTAAGGGACTGGGCCCACTTTCGATGAAGTTTCGACAATATTACGGACGTATTTCAAACATATTGACAACAAAAGGTTTATCTACAAGCCAAAAGCGATGAAAAACGCACCTCGCGATGAGAATTGGCAGATAAGTGCACCTCCAGATGCAACAAGAGTGGAACCTCTTCATCCGCCTGTAGTAAAGCAGGATGCTGGTCAGCCTGGCGGTCAAGATAAATGCACGGTTCCCTAAAATTTTAGGGTGGTGCCATAGCTTAAATGCTCAAGTTcagaaaacaaagaaagaagaaaaaaaatgcaaaatgagAAATGAGGGGATGACTCTCTTAAAGGGCACAAGCcactaaaagaaaaaatataacatcCTTTGAAGATATGCAAGAAAGATACCTCTAAGGATGCAAGGCCAGAAGACAGAACATCTAAAAAATACAGACAGTCCTAATAATGGGCAGACGGAGATACAGACATACCAGAAGACGAACAGCCAAGAATGACAGACAATGCTAAaaacaaattgataaaaatacagACAGAGCAAACCTAGAGAATCAGaacaagtcccagagccttcagagaAAACTCATAGAATCAGAATAAAGacctagagccttcagacaaagaCCAAGAGTCTTCAGAcaaagtcccagagccttcaaacAAAGtaccagagccttcagacaagacccagagccttcagataAATCCCAGAGCATTCAGGgtaagacccagagccttcaaataagtcctagagccttcatagtaagacccagagcctttggataagtcctagagccttcagagtaagacctagagccttcagataagtaccagagccttcagacaagacctAGAGCCTCCAAataagacccagagccttcagacaagactCAGAGCCTCCAGACAAGAGCCAGAGCTTTCAGACAAGACCTAGAGCCTTCAAAGAAAACCTGGAGAGTTACCCATAACACAGGATCCGAAAGAGCTAGACTCCCCAGCTGGCATAAAGACGCCAAAACACGGTAGAGAAACACTGAAACATGGTATAAAGACACCATAAGTGGCAGAAAGACGCCAAAGCAGcatacggtagaaagacaccgaagCCTAGTAGAAAGACACCAGCATCCGTTAAGCGTGGAATAATTAACGCAATCCAGACACCTACGCGATATGGGTGGTCTTTCGGACGGCCAAGGGATCATATCTGTCTATTAGAAAGCCTGGGACAAGACAATTACCAGGGTTCGAGCCATCGAAACACACTCGGGACATCCGAGActttatagctccattccacggAGCACGCACTCAGGCAGCCCGGGCTCAACAGAAGCTGAGAAAACCACTCCCAGCCAAATGCGGAGTAGGCCATGACCAAAGGTGAATGAGGCCAGAGTCATGCACCACAGCGGGTAATGCTCAAGATAGGGCATTACCATACAACCAGGCGAGCGAGAGCCTCCGACGGTGGGCAGTATCCTTGTTGCTCATCTAACAGCAAGTctcttctttaacaaaaattgacctacttcgtcaattctcgttaaagagggggcaaattgtagacacctatttttcggacaggtaaaaagtgataaggaactgaagcgtccaatgatgatttccagagaaaccTATCCGGGTGAagagctttcgatttgcttgctggaatctaagcaggcgtaatttGTGCGCATttgtaaacttggaggattaaaacgtaattaggcgtgaatagcccataaaatccaaagagattgtaatctaagtgaagaaattggactaattgccatatcttagaagtttatgggccaatttgcaagtttgacagaCTGGAATTGACCCTGACCAAACCCATATGACCTTAGTAGCcgtttttaacacttttaggcacgaaaatagacttttagcacctttttacttagctatcaagtcaaaatccgaaaattaaaaggaaaaattaaataaatagagttTAATGTTAATCTTAACACCTAATGACTTATCACTTCAAACACTTTCACcttagaatattctagaatgtTCTAGAAGATTCTAGGAAACCCTAATTCATCCCAAACCACTATAAATAtagccttaagccagcctggctaaaggtggcacacaaaccctagacaGACACACAGAAAGTTCGGCCACCACTTTAGAATAGCCAATCCGAaaatcacacacacacacacacacacacataaatccagtcctgaaaacaCCTAATACGCTTTGATTCTCTAAGAACACAAGCCCTGAATAGATTCGAAACttgattccgcatccacttcgccagtaaACGAGCCAATGACTCAGTACGGTATTTCTGAGGACCCtcattatttcttttattttgtcattAATATTGCATATATGATTGCTATAATTGTTGTAATTATGTTTAGGTTGCATGTTTAGATTGTTAGCTTATTTGCCATTAAAATAgctttaattaactaatttaatgcTTTCAATAACCGCCATAAAAttcgatgaaaaagcatgttaatcactgCAATTGGCTGTTTTTAATGCTCAGAACCAGAATACAATCAATTTAGAACTCTTAGAAAATATGTTCCTAGGAGAATTTAGCTATTTTTGCCATAAAAACTCAATTTTCGTACTTGCTGCGCAGAAACTAATTTTGCACAGATGAGCGTTAAACACTTcaattatgtgttttttggattccttgttcaaTATTATGCTgctttgactacttttgcatgaaaaacagagttaaaaacgagtgagaacgaagcaaaacaaaacgaccCCTGAAACTGCCGACGAACCGCCGCCTCCTTATCCTGCCGGCACCGGCACAATGAACCGGCGCCATGTTCCTTCTTCGCCAGATTCCAGAATCGCTTTCCAGATCTTCCAGACTTcgatccgaacttcaaaacgcgTTTACGGGCCCATCCGAactccaaatcaggcccagtttgaacTCTGACAAAGCTAATCTGATGTACTTTAATATTCTATACTGTAACGGGCCGTACCTGATGTAAAACGGACTCATAAGTCCAGATatataacatagtgtataaaccgggcccacgagcatGAGGCTCAGCAAatcagcaacttccagagctgATTCCGGGCTAACCCAAACTCGGAATTGACTCCGGATCAAACTAATAGAACCGGATCGAGGAGACGTACAACTCCCGTGATCTGACCGAAAGCCAATTCtaaccagaccgatggtcaaaaccagcgcgagtgccaggcactcaaagtcaacaaggtttaaaagtatatctaaccttgtatgtatatccaactacCCCTGAGCATGCCAgcaatgtttactgctttccaaaagcatccaaatccaGTAATAACCGGTTGAAGGACTAATCACATAAAATAGGCCCATTAAagcaattccagcccatcacctagacatcgtaggactaatacgaaaaCGTAGTAAATTGTTGTAATGGTTTTTtaagactcacctaataaaatcaacaaatcacacttatacatctggttttaggctttgtgcatgtaatcaatccagacctaccagacttatgctatttgctagaaacctctaaggttagatgtatgcttaagagtacctgctacttgcctcaaataccagtccagatcgagtcatatgcgcgtcaaacgtttTTACTGCTTTCATCATTGTTTacttacagctttcatatcctgtgaactgcatatactgttgagatgagatataaaacgaatatgttcagaaaataaagccggtaactgATAATCCAAGCAAAAGAGattcggggaggtccacgaacccttgtctttgatctgatgcacgatagtattaccggaggcgagtaagctatctagtcggttaaaaggcatttcctagttgaactaggtggcgactccatttttcaaaccatttccagatcatgaagtcagccataagccttcggcgagcggcccccgaaccccatCCGCTCACACCCAGTGAACCCATCGGCCTACAAACCACTGGCTGGTCTGTTTCACCAATGCTGGCCAGCAGGTCTGCTCGTTGTTGAGCAGAATTGCGTCTGCTCAACGAGCAGACCGGTTAGGCCCGCCGTGGCCTGACCGGTCCCTTTTTTCGGCCACCACTCCCCCCTTCATCCTTCCTCCAAACCCATCACTTAATTGCTCAAACTCTATTGGTAGTCAAAATTTCCAGCATTTTAAATTCACTGATTTCTTTAACAGTTGACTTGCAAACtcattaaaattcaattataacATCATATAAACACTTATAGACCAGGAACAAAGTTTCAATTGAATCAATTTCAAAAAATCATACAAAACCCTAACTTAGTCAATTCAATTTCTAGCTTAGGGTTTTGAGTTCTTACCTCCAATTATTGCTCCAATATGATGCTAGATGATGGGTTTAGGCTTTTCTATAGGGATTTGGCTTTATTCCTTGAGTTCTTGACTTCACCATCTTCTTTTTtgcctttttcatttttctccCTTTTTTTATCGTGAATGTTTGTGAATGAGGAGAGCAAATGCTTCTTATTTGTTTTAATCAAATAGAATGCACAAGGGTCACTTTTGATCCTTCAATTCCCTTATCCTTATCAATTGGGTTCTAATAATTTCAATTGCCCACTTAAATCCATGCTCATGAGTTGGGCTTTTAATCTCTTAAGCTTGATCCAATTTATATCATAAGCCTTATCCTTTTTAATTAACCCATCTttaatacttaaatcattatttctaattaatgatttattaagcaATCATTTCGGTTTACCATGTCGAGTTTAAATCCAATTAAAATCGACCTTTAAAAGATTCGAAACTCCGTTTAATGAACCCAAAATATTGATTATGGCGTTTTCCCaaatgttttaatatttaaccTAGCATTTCATAAACCGTCCTTAAATCcgtatgataaatatatttcccaaatatttttattttctttaattactcaaaataCTATGGAACATGTACATTCAGTAAAATTCTGCCTCAATTGTCTTATTTTCATCTAatagaatttttatttaaattgccGTCATGCTTGCTGTAattgtttaaatattaatttccaATTAATATTTTCCAATAATAACCCATTTACTTTAAAGTTATATATTTCTGATATATTTTCAGAAATTTTCTTACTTTATGGCTTTTGTTGGCCAAAATAATGCAATGACCCTTGTCTTATCATTGCCAAAAATTCGGGCTATTACAAAAAGTCATTAAATTGCTTCTTGATTGGAAAATTCTAActctttattaaattatatcacAAGATACATTTAATATTTAGatcccttttttttatttttggtttaataatttttcattttacaatttgcatatatatgaaaaaattaatttcttatatttaattttttcatgatattttgaaaataaatttatgagttTACGAGGCCgagataataaaaaatatttaagtattatttCTAAATTTTGTGAATTCAAcatctaaatataaaataaaatatttatgataacaatattaattaaatttgatggcTAGTCTCTAGGTAAAGCAATAGATCATAATTTTTGAACGACAATGGAATTCTTGGGGAGCTAGCTCTTTAATTGAGATGTTCATTATATAgaaatctaaataaaaattactaaattaagaaaaatgctATTTATATCAAGctaatattatgttttttttgacttttattaGTGACTACATCATGCAAAACAAATATAACCGTTAATGAAACAGATAATCAACTATTACCATTCACTAATTAAAGtcattaatttgtttaattaaagcAACAATTCACCTATAAATAAAAATCTCATAAGATAAtcttatcaaattaaaaataaagtaataatGAAATATTTTAAGAAAGAATGTATCGTGCTATTGATGTTCATGTTTCTACTATCATCAAGTGACGTGTTAGGTCGGAAAAGGGTTAGGGTAATAATAATTAACGGGGTAAACAGTGATAATCCTCTTAGCCTTCATTGCAAATCGGGAGATGATGATTTTGGTGGAAAAGTATTGGAATATAACCAGTCTTTTCAGTTCAGCTTTAGACCTAATATTTTTGGAAAGACTGTTTTTCGTTGTAACTTTCAAGTTAATAACATTTTGTGGGctgataaatattataacttgAATCAAACTACAGATGTTTACGGGGGTAAAACTGATGGTCTCAAATGCGGTTCATGTTATTGGGAGATTAACCAAATGGGACTTTGTTTGGGTAAAGCTTTCACTGGTCCATTTGATTATTGTCGTTATAAATGGtaagtataatttattttgcttctattatcatatttttaggATTGATTGCAAATTAAATTACGAATTTTAGATACAATTGCAACACGAATTTTGAAACCTAACAATATCAATCACCAACTTTTATTATTTGGCAAATAAAAACACTGACCTGCATGACTGGCTGATTtttcaatatataaaaaaaataaaagttgataataacattgtcaatttttataattcttattttaaatgCAATTCACACTgaaatttgtgatttaatttgcaaataACTCTTTTTTGTCAACATTTTATGGGTGAAAATGTATGTGTCTAATAATAAGATTAGTTAATGTATAATTATATACatattctaaatttataaaaaaaatccacatatgctaaatttagcagaGAATATAAAATCGCCATGgatattgttaattttatttgaaatgttATATCAAATGTTGTTATCTTAATTTATAGCATCACAATAAAGATATGATGATATATATGATCTTCTTTACTTATTACTGGTGACTCCTACTCATGTAAAATGAAATAACAATAACATAATCATCgataaaatagataaattaaaaattattacaatacTTATTTATGGCACCTATAATTCacctataaattaaaaagaacattacaaaatttaaaataaaataaaaatgaatattttttcaaaagagagattattgatgtttttttaactaataaattatgTGTTATTATGAACAGGATTTACTAAAATAAGGAGATGCTGGTTTCGGTGAAGCAGAATTACAATATGATTACTTTTATGGGTTTCGGTTTGACCCTAATATCTTTGGAAGGTCTTAGCGATTTTGAAGAAattatttgttattattttaattttattttttaagagatTATTTACTATcacaaaaattaataagaattaaatttgtattttataatgTGCTTTCTAagtttttaataatatgttttgtaaattagattaatttaagAAATTGTTTAATCCGACCTAAATCATGGGTTAAGAGGAATTAAACGGGCTTATTTCGGATTAAGTCCCATGCAAGCCATTTACCTTTCAAATAAGAGATTAAATCTCATtaagtttgtttttttatatcacTACACAAATCCACGAGTCGAGACCGACGTTGGAGAATCCGAGTGATAGCTCCAACACCCGTAGCAatatcacgacccaaattattgaacCGAGACCGATGTTatagaatgggagtggtagctccaaaactcgtaacaagcctaaaatcaGAAATATTTTTTCGCAAGTAATTAAACATACTGTGACTATACAAACAGAAGCAAAcataacaatatatatatactagtcgATCGATACAAAACTGAAATCCCAAATACTACCTTAGaggggggtgaataaggttattttaaattaaaaattgattagtTTTTGGTTTAAAGTTTGAGAGGTAGAAGGAAGAACACAAGCAATTTAGCGTGGTTCGAATCACAAATCGATTCTACttcactactcaatcaaagattgagttTTGTAACTTCACTAATGAGTGTTTTAAGCTTAATACCTAACTATTACAATAAGTGTTTTTACAGAGCTCAACACTAACTCACAAGTCATTTTTTTAAGGCTAATCACAAACCTACAAACACTAatgataaatcaaaattaattatcaacaACAAAGAAAAGCAATCAATTAATGATGCACAATTTAATGAGAGAGGAATTATAATTGAATGCTTGTAGTTGTTGTTAATATATATGTGTCTAACCACATAAATGTGGTAGATGAGaggtatttataaccccaacaaaTATCTCTAAGCCTTTAAGGAAAAAGGCAGCTTTTTGCTGAAAATAATAGTGTCACGCCCGTGACACTGCATGTAGCCCCCGCGACATGCCTTTTGGACAGGTGGTCCAATTGGCTCCAGCCAGGTGGCTTGTGGCCGTTGGGGAATGAAGAAAATAGCCGTTGGAGCCCCAACGGTACTTTGTGTCACACCCGTGACACTCGGGTGTAGCCTGATAGGTGTAGAATTACACCTATTATGTGGGTCTATTTTGATGTAATTATGCCATGATTAGTGTCCATTTAAGTGGTTTTATTGCTCATTTTCATGTCGAAGTGTTTCAGGTACATATTGGCGAGAATCGGGCAATTTGGAGCGTAATTGGAGCAATCAAGATTAGAGGAAGCAGAAGTGATCAAGTCAGAGCTTGTTTCTATCGAAACTTCCTCAGAAACCTCCTCAGAAAcgtctgtctcgatcgagacagattGGTTTCTATCGAGATCTCCTCAGAAACCATGTCAGAAATGCATCCAGTGAGCTTTTCACCTAAGCCTGTTTCTATAGAAATCATTTCATTTCGATAGAAACAGCTCATTAATGAAGATACGT
This region of Mercurialis annua linkage group LG1-X, ddMerAnnu1.2, whole genome shotgun sequence genomic DNA includes:
- the LOC126665043 gene encoding S-protein homolog 5-like; protein product: MKYFKKECIVLLMFMFLLSSSDVLGRKRVRVIIINGVNSDNPLSLHCKSGDDDFGGKVLEYNQSFQFSFRPNIFGKTVFRCNFQVNNILWADKYYNLNQTTDVYGGKTDGLKCGSCYWEINQMGLCLGKAFTGPFDYCRYKWIY